Sequence from the Ereboglobus luteus genome:
CCGAAATTTCGGCGGGCATCGTCACGAAGGTCGTGTCGCGCGAGCGCAACGAGGCGATGACGTCGTTGAAATTGTCCACCTCGAACGCCACGGTGACTCGCGGCATGTTTGCCACGGGCAGCTGCCCCTCGCACTTGATCGTGATGCGCCCCGAGTCCAAGTCGTAGTCAATCGAACCGCGCCCGTCCTTTTCAAAAATTCGGGCGGGCAGCAAATGAAGCGCATCCTCGTAGAATTTTCTCGCACGGGCGATGTCGGACACGGGCAAAACAACGAATGCGATTTTGGTGATTTTCATGATATCGTGAGTAGTTAGACAGAGTTTCCGCGCAAATCAATCCGCCTCCAGCCAAACCGTCTTGTAGGGATGGTGGTCGAGCAGGGTCGGATGCCAGTTCCTGACCGAAGGCCGGATCAAAAAAACGTGCGAATAATGATAGAGCGGAATCATCGGCGACTGCCTCAGCAAAATCGCCTCCGCCTTTTGCAGCAACGCCGCGCGCGCCTGTTTGTCCGTGGTGCGCGCCGCCTGGTAAAGCAGCTGGTCGAAAGCCGCGTCGCTCCAGCCCGTGTGATTGTTTCCGCTCGACGATTCCCATACCTCGAGAAACGAAAGCGCGTCGGCGTAATCGGCCATCCACGCCGAGCGCAGCACCTGATAATCGCGCGTCCTGCGCGCGCCGAGCACAGTTTTGTTCTCCTGATTGACGAGCGTCACGGTCAGCCCCAGCTCACGCCGCCACATTTCCTGCACCGCCTCGGCCACGGCGCGATGGCTCTCCGATGTGTTGAAAAGGAGCTCGACCGGCGGAGCGCCCTTCCCCTCCGGATAACCCGCCTCGGCGAGCAGGGCGCGCGCCGCGTTTGCGTCGTGCCTCAACGCGCCGGGAACCGGCTTGCCGTCCGCGCGCGCATGGGCATCCGGCGGCACAAATTCGTATGCGGGCGACTGCACGCCGCGGAGGATTTGCGTCGCGATGAGCTTGCGGTCAACCGCCATCGAAAGCGCGCGCCGCACTCGCACATCGTTCAAGAACGGACGCTCCGTGTTGACGCGGTAAAACTCGGTTCCCAAATACGGATCGACACGCAACAGCCCCGGCGAATTGCGACGATACGCGTCGATCTTCGAGGGGGAAAGCGCCTCGGTCAGGTGAAGCTGCCCCGCGCGAAACGCGCGCTCCTCGGCATCGCGACTCTCGAACGAATAAAACACGACCCCGTTCAGCCGCACATTTTCGGCATCCCAATAGGTCGGCGATTTTTCGACCGATATCCGCTGGCCGTGCCGCCATTCCTTGAGGGCGAACGCGCCGTTCCCGACAAAGCGCCCCGGTCTCGCCCAGTCGGTTTTGCGATCCGCAAGCGCGCCGTGCGTCTCGATCGAACGCGCGTGCACTGGGAAAAATGCCGTGTGATTGAGCATCGACAAAAAATTCGCGCACGGATGCTCCAGCGTGATCTTCAGCGTGCGCTCATTAACCGCCACCGCGCCCACTTGCGCAAAATCCTCCAAGTGCCCCTTGTGATACGCCTCCGCGTTTTGGATGATGTATAAAAAGTGCGCGTAATCCGCGGCGAGCGACGGCGAAAGCATGCGCTTGAACGACGCCACAAAATCACCCGCCGTCACCGGGTCGCCGTTGCTCCAGCGTGCGTTGTCGCGCAGCAGAAACGTGTAGGCCAACCCGTCCCGCGAAACATTCCAGCTCTCCGCGACGCCCGGCTCCGGTGACAGGTCAACCGGATTCTCCGTCACAAGCCCCTCGAGCAGCGCCGACAAAATATTATACTCCGAAGTCCCCGTCGCCAGGTGCGGATCGAGCGTCGCGATCTCCGGCCCCGCGCCTCGATGCAAAACCTGCTCGCGATTTCCACTGTCGATGGCGCGCTCGCGCTGAAAACAGGAGCCCAGCGCAAAAACGCCGAGGGCCGCCGCCGCGCAAAAGATTCGTTGAAAGATACGATGAGCCATGGAAACAGTTTGTCGCGCACCCAATACCATCAGCCGCGCCGTCGCAAGCGCGGAGCTCGCGGTGAATGTGTTTCTCTTGGCTTGCGAACAATTTTCGCCGCCCGCACCCTTGCCGCCAAGATGCCTCCCCGCCGCCATCCCCTTCCCCGGGTTTTCACGCTGCTCGCCGCATTGATCGCGATCGCGCTGCCCGCCCATTTGGCAAAAGCCGCGCCCTGGGCCAATCTCGAGACCGACTTGCCCCAGGATCCCGCGCTCGTCCTCGGCGAACTGCCCAACGGTTTTCGCTACGCGCTTCTGCCAAACGCCGAGCCCGCGAACCGCGTCTCGCTCCGGCTGCTTGTATCCGTTGGATCGATACACGAAAACGACAACGAGCGCGGCATCGCCCACTTCATCGAGCACATGGCGTTTCGCGGCACGCGCAACAAGCCCGGAGGCGGGCTCATTGCCAAGCTGGAACGCATGGGCGTCAGCTTCGGCCCCGACCACACAGCATTCACCTCATTCAACAACACCATCTACCACCTCGAGCTGCCCGACGTTTCCGAGTCCACCCTGCGCGAGGGCTTGCGAGTC
This genomic interval carries:
- a CDS encoding VOC family protein, giving the protein MKITKIAFVVLPVSDIARARKFYEDALHLLPARIFEKDGRGSIDYDLDSGRITIKCEGQLPVANMPRVTVAFEVDNFNDVIASLRSRDTTFVTMPAEISGTYQATVNDPDGNNIVIYKVKGSSKKDFLVI
- a CDS encoding peptide ABC transporter substrate-binding protein; this encodes MAHRIFQRIFCAAAALGVFALGSCFQRERAIDSGNREQVLHRGAGPEIATLDPHLATGTSEYNILSALLEGLVTENPVDLSPEPGVAESWNVSRDGLAYTFLLRDNARWSNGDPVTAGDFVASFKRMLSPSLAADYAHFLYIIQNAEAYHKGHLEDFAQVGAVAVNERTLKITLEHPCANFLSMLNHTAFFPVHARSIETHGALADRKTDWARPGRFVGNGAFALKEWRHGQRISVEKSPTYWDAENVRLNGVVFYSFESRDAEERAFRAGQLHLTEALSPSKIDAYRRNSPGLLRVDPYLGTEFYRVNTERPFLNDVRVRRALSMAVDRKLIATQILRGVQSPAYEFVPPDAHARADGKPVPGALRHDANAARALLAEAGYPEGKGAPPVELLFNTSESHRAVAEAVQEMWRRELGLTVTLVNQENKTVLGARRTRDYQVLRSAWMADYADALSFLEVWESSSGNNHTGWSDAAFDQLLYQAARTTDKQARAALLQKAEAILLRQSPMIPLYHYSHVFLIRPSVRNWHPTLLDHHPYKTVWLEAD